The Pseudomonas fragi DNA window TCATGACACAGAATTTAATTGATAGTGTCCTAACAAAAAGCGCAGGCTAGAGAGCTTGGTAACGCTTTGTATCATTCCGGATGATATTGATCTTCGCTGGGTTCGATTCGTGCCCCGGCACGCGCGCCAGCATTATCCGCCCATCTCAATAGATTGGCGGACTCCCCCTCATGGAACAGTCACTTAAACATTTGCGCTTCCCACTCGCGGCCCTGGCCATCGTGGTGATGAGCGCATGCGGCAAAACTCCCCAAGCGACTGCTCCGGCTCCAGCTGCAAAAGTCAGCGTGGCCAAGGTGCTTGAACAGCCGGTCAATGAATGGGATGAATTCACCGGGCGCCTGGAAGCACCAGAGACCGTAGAAATTCGTCCACGCGTGTCGGGCCAGATTGATCAGGTCGCCTTTACCGAGGGCGCCCTGGTGAAAAAGGGCGACCTGCTGTTCCAGATCGACCCGCGCCCGTTCCAGGCCACCGTGCGCCAGCTTGAAGCCCAGGTGCAACAAGCCCGCGCCAATGCCAGCCGTACCGATAACGAAGCCCAGCGCGGCGAGCGCCTGCGCCAGAGCAATGCCATCTCGGCCGAGCTGGCCGACTCGCGCACCACCGCTGCCCAGCAAGCCCGTGCCGGCGTCGCGGCCATCCAGGCAGAACTGGACCTGGCCAAACTCAACCTGAGCTTCACCCGCGTCACTGCACCGATCAGCGGCCGTGTCAGCCGTGCCGAAATCACCGCAGGCAACATCGTCACTGCCGATGTCACGCCGCTGACCAGCCTGGTGTCCACTGACAAGGTGTACGCCTACTTCGACGCTGACGAGCGTGTGTTCCTCAAGTACAACCAGCTTGCCCGCCAGGGCCAGCGCGGCCAGACCACGCCGGTATACCTGGGCCTGTCCAACGAAGACGGCAACCCGCACCTGGGCCAGATGAACTTCGTCGACAACCGGGTCAACCCGCAGACCGGCACCATCCGTGGTCGCGCGGTGTTCGACAACACCGACGGCAGCTTCACCCCCGGCCTGTATGCGCGTCTGAAGCTGGTCGGCAGCGCCACCTACTCCGCCGTGCTGATCAATGACGAAGCCGTGGGTACCGACCTGGGCAAAAAGTTCGTGCTGGTGATGGATGCCGACAACAAGTCGACCTACCGCGCCGTGGACCTGGGGCCGAAAATCGAAGGCCTGCGCATTGTTCGCAGCGGTCTGAACAAGGGCGACACCATCATCGTCAAGGGCCTGCAGAAAGTGCGCCCCGGCTCGCCGGTAACGCCTGAAGTGATCCCGATGGCCAACGAACAGACCCTCGCCGCACTGGCACAACAACGACAAGCCCTGGAAGCCAGCAACCTGCCGCAAATCAAGCCCGCCACTGGCGCGCCGAAATTGGCCAGCGTCGCGACTCCTCGCGGTTAAGGGACGATAACTCCGATGAATTTTTCCCAGTTCTTTATTCAGCGGCCGATTTTCGCCGCTGTACTTTCCTTGCTTATCCTGATTGCGGGCGGCATTTCGCTGTTCCAGTTACCGATCAGCGAATACCCGGAAGTGGTCCCGCCTACCGTCGTGGTGCGCGCCAACTTCCCCGGGGCCAACCCCAAGGTGATCGGCGAAACCGTCGCCGCACCTCTGGAGCAAGCCATCACCGGTGTCGAGAACATGTTGTACATGTCTTCGCAGTCCACCGCTGACGGCAAGATCACCCTGACCATCACTTTCGCCCTGGGCACTGACCTGGACAATGCGCAAGTGCAGGTGCAAAACCGCGTGACCCGCACCCAGCCCAAGCTGCCGGAAGAAGTGACGCGCATTGGTATTACGGTGGACAAGGCCTCCCCCGACCTGACCATGGTTGTGCACTTGACCTCGCCGGACAAGCGCTACGACATGCTGTACCTGTCCAACTACGCCATCCTCAATATCAAGGATGAACTGGCGCGGCTCAACGGTATCGGCGATGTACAGATGTTCGGCATGGGCGACTACTCGCTGCGGGTATGGCTCGATCCAAACAAAACCGCGTCGCGCAACCTGACCGCCACTGATGTGGTGACAGCGATCCGCGAGCAGAACCGCCAGGTCGCCGCCGGCGCCCTCGGTGCCCCGCCCGCCCCCAATGCCACCAGCTTCCAGTTGTCGGTCAACACCCAGGGCCGTCTGGTCAATGAAGAAGAGTTCGAGAACATCATCATCCGCTCCGGCGAAGATGGTCAGATTACTCGCCTGAAGGACATCGCCCGGGTCGAGCTGGGCTCCAGCCAGTACGCCCTGCGTTCGCTGCTCAACAACCAGCCCGCCGTGGCGCTGCCGATCTTCCAGCGCCCGGGTTCCAATGCCATCCAGATCTCCAATGACGTTCGCGCCAAGATGGCCGAGCTGAA harbors:
- the mexE gene encoding multidrug efflux RND transporter periplasmic adaptor subunit MexE; translation: MEQSLKHLRFPLAALAIVVMSACGKTPQATAPAPAAKVSVAKVLEQPVNEWDEFTGRLEAPETVEIRPRVSGQIDQVAFTEGALVKKGDLLFQIDPRPFQATVRQLEAQVQQARANASRTDNEAQRGERLRQSNAISAELADSRTTAAQQARAGVAAIQAELDLAKLNLSFTRVTAPISGRVSRAEITAGNIVTADVTPLTSLVSTDKVYAYFDADERVFLKYNQLARQGQRGQTTPVYLGLSNEDGNPHLGQMNFVDNRVNPQTGTIRGRAVFDNTDGSFTPGLYARLKLVGSATYSAVLINDEAVGTDLGKKFVLVMDADNKSTYRAVDLGPKIEGLRIVRSGLNKGDTIIVKGLQKVRPGSPVTPEVIPMANEQTLAALAQQRQALEASNLPQIKPATGAPKLASVATPRG